A window from Candidatus Neomarinimicrobiota bacterium encodes these proteins:
- a CDS encoding glycosyltransferase family 9 protein — MGRNRLLILRFSSIGDIVLTTAVVEYLHRKMPGYEFHFLTLRDYGSILEGNPHLARIILVERSATVGSLRRLAMRLSDFDYDFCLDLHNSLRTKYIRWWLKNRHWLTYRKPRLNRFLLFYLHHNRFGGNYDVLSDYWALLNGENGERPNLRPRLYISSLEKERARLQLKSYGISGDFAAVIPSAAWRSKIWPVAGYIEVLTAIAREEKLGIVLLGGSSDSVCDDIASQVPDSVNLRGVTDLRTSLAILSCARAAIGSDTGLIHGAEALGTPVVMINGPTSRETGARVRRRNSVMVTAHPWCQPCSKNGSRPCYRTDRFCMTGIRSDAVFTSFKSLLNGG; from the coding sequence ATGGGTCGGAACAGGCTTTTGATCCTTCGCTTCAGCTCCATCGGAGACATTGTTCTCACGACGGCGGTTGTGGAGTATCTTCATCGTAAGATGCCGGGATATGAATTTCATTTCCTGACGCTTCGGGACTACGGCTCGATCCTTGAAGGCAATCCCCATCTGGCCAGAATCATTCTGGTTGAGAGAAGCGCTACCGTAGGTTCATTGCGGCGCCTCGCAATGAGATTGAGTGATTTTGACTATGATTTCTGCCTGGATCTTCATAACTCGTTACGGACGAAGTATATCCGGTGGTGGCTGAAGAATCGTCACTGGCTTACGTACAGAAAACCGAGATTGAATCGATTCCTGTTATTCTATCTCCACCACAACCGATTCGGTGGAAACTACGACGTGCTTTCGGACTACTGGGCTCTCTTAAACGGCGAGAACGGGGAACGTCCCAACCTAAGACCCAGGCTGTACATCTCTTCCCTGGAAAAGGAGCGGGCCCGCCTCCAATTGAAATCGTACGGAATCAGTGGAGACTTTGCCGCCGTCATTCCGAGTGCCGCCTGGCGCTCAAAAATCTGGCCGGTCGCTGGTTACATCGAGGTGTTGACAGCTATTGCCCGGGAAGAAAAGCTGGGCATTGTTTTGCTCGGTGGCTCGTCAGATTCCGTCTGTGATGACATAGCCAGCCAGGTTCCCGATTCTGTCAACCTGAGAGGAGTGACAGATCTTCGAACGTCTCTCGCCATTCTTTCCTGTGCCAGAGCGGCAATAGGCAGTGACACGGGGCTGATTCATGGGGCGGAGGCGCTGGGAACTCCCGTCGTGATGATCAACGGTCCCACATCCAGGGAGACGGGAGCACGGGTCAGAAGAAGAAACTCCGTGATGGTTACGGCCCACCCATGGTGCCAGCCCTGCTCAAAAAATGGAAGTCGTCCCTGCTACCGCACTGATCGGTTCTGCATGACCGGGATCAGGTCCGATGCCGTTTTCACGTCCTTCAAATCTCTTTTGAACGGGGGCTAG